Below is a window of Megalopta genalis isolate 19385.01 chromosome 7, iyMegGena1_principal, whole genome shotgun sequence DNA.
TCGGTCTACACTAGTCTACCTCCGATTATACTTCGTCTGTAGTAGATGGCGATAAAATATGTTTGTGTACATATGACACTTTTAAATTCGGTGAACATTTAAATCGCAAAAGAATCAATTATTTCGCTGAAATGCGTGGGATTGTAATTTAGCTGGCCGCAGGAATTCGGAGAAACCAAATGAAGAATCGATGAAATTCTTTTACATGAGATGGATGAATCTATAAAGTTCGATATAAAAGAGGTTAGGACTGACATTATGCGCGCAATAAAAGAATGTTCACAACGAGGATTGTTGCATTCCGCAAAATGGTAggtaaaatttaagaaaagaaaacgaaagaTCATCACTATTTTAAGATGAACAATGAAAAAATGTGTTTTCTCAACAGGTTGGCGGAATTAAGTTATTCTTTGAAAGACGTCAAGTTGAACGTTCACGATATTACTGCCGATTTGTACTTGGCAGATgtatgcgaagaagaagatacATACATTTTAGCAAAATGTTACTTTGATTCAAAAGAATACGATAGAGCTGCATATTTTACAGAGAACTGTAAAACACCAAAGGTTAGATTTCTACACATATACTCTCGGTATTTATCGGGAGAAACCAAGAAGATACACGAAGCGCCAGTATTGCCTCCTAACCCTGTCAAAAATGATAGCTTAAAATTATTATGCTCCGATTTGAGAAAAGATCATATAGCCGATAAACTGGATGGATTTGAATTGTATCTTTTTGGGGTAACATTAAAGAAGCTACACTTGGCTAGAGAAGCCATGGATGTACTGGTTGAAGCAATCCACAAGCAACCTATGCACTGGGGATCTTGGCTAGAATTAGTTTCTCTGATAACAGATAAAGAAAAACTCGAGAACTTGTGCCTACCAAATCATTggatgaaacatttttttattgctCATATGCATATAGAACTGCAACTGACAGACGAAGGTATAGCTTTATTCTATGAACTGCAATCGATGGGATTTCAAAAAAGTGGTTACATACGTGCTCAGACCGCGATGGCGATTCATTACAGGAGAGGCAAGTTATTCCTACTTATAAGGCTGAAAATGTAGTATTGCTTTGAACATTTGTATATACTAATAGATGATCTTTTCTTTAGATGCTGATAATGCTATAGAAACATTTAAAAGAATAATAAAGGAGGATCCGTACTGTCTGGATAATATGGATACGTACTCCAATTTACTATATGTAAGGGAAATGAGAGTCGAGCTGGCAAATTTGGCACATAGAGCAACAGAAATAGACAAATATAGGTTAGAAACATGTTGCATAGTAGGTAAGTCTGCTAATTAATTGCGCACAGAGATCAAAAGTGTATCATTATATGGTAGAATGGATATTCTTTAGGCAATTACTATAGTTTAAGAGGTGATCATCAAAAGGCAGTCCTGTATTTCCACAGGGCATTGAAAATGAATCCGCGGTATCTTTCTGCTTGGACATTGCTAGGCCATGAATTTATGGAAATGAAAAATACTAACGGCGCCATTCACAGCTATCGACAGGCTATTGGTATGTATCGAGTGCAGTTGCGAAACTAGATGCGAGGATTTATGTTACATTTCATTTCTGTCTGCAGAGGTAAATAGACGGGATTACAGGGCATGGTATGGTTTAGGACAAACGtatgaaattttgaaaatgCCATTTTATGCGATCTACTATTACAAACAAGCCCAGCTGTTGAGACCGTACGACAGTAGGATGGTGTTGGCTTTAGGAGAGGCGTACGAGAAACAAGACAAAATACAAGACTCGTTGAAGTGTTATTACAAAGCGTGGAGCATTGGTGACATCGAAGGAGTGGCATTGTTGAAATTGGCTACGTATGTGAAGCGATTGAATATGTGAAGCCAAGAATAAGTTTTAATTCTATCTTCCGTAGATTGTACGAAAAGTTGGGTGTACACATCAGCGCAGCAGCCGCTTACACCGACTTTGTCAGAGAAGAGAGCAGCAACGCGGATAGAACCGACTTGAGTCATgcatataaatatttaacacaGTATCATCTAAATCGCGAAGAGTTGTATCTAGCCAATTATTATGCCCAGAAATGTCTGCAGTTCGATGAAACGAAAGAAGAAGCTAAAGCATTGCTCAGGACGATCGCTCAGAAAAGAGTAAAAGTCGAAGAGACGTCGATGGTGGTAATTACAGAATTCTTTGAGTCACTGTAAAAAGAATATTGCAATCAAATTCTAACTTCACGTTTGTTCATTAGATAGAGGACATGAACGAAACGGATCCCGTCATAGAGCAAGGAGAACGAGCAGACACTACTCCAGGAAATCAATTATCACCGATGAACCTGTCGTTTATGCCAACGTCATAAATCATTTTGAAAAGCCGATGCTTCGTAcgttgtttatatttttaatgaatatATCAATCGATAGGGAAACAAAAACACAATGattaataaaattcattttattatttcgtATGTAAAAATGTGTATGTACAGATATTATGTAGATCAATATTTTAAAGATGGTTAACATTCGCAAAATCTAACACTGTTAAAAGCGTATCAATCTTCGGGTTCTCCATAAACTCGGGATAATCGTAGTACAAATGTCTCATAGGCGACGGGGCCGGCGGTATGATCGACGTCTTCTGTACGTACTGATCGGTATGTATTTGTTTCCATAATGGTGGATTCTGTAGTAGCACCGGAAAACCTGATGGAGACCGCCTATCCAGGAAGACATTTACAATCTTGTTTATTACAAAATCTGTGCTAGCGGAGTCATCGCTCGAATATTCGTTGTCAGCCATGCAAATTGATTCCTGTTTTTCTTCCTTGTTCtttaaagaagaagaaacaacaTTCATTAGCGTTATCTGTCTGTAATGTAGTCGAATGAAAAATGAGAGGAGAACGTACCTGATAATGATTTGGATGCGACATATAGGCCGCTTGCTCGCAGCAAGATCGTATCTTGGGCTTAGTATCCACTGGGACCATTTTGACGTCGTCATCAGAAAATAGATCTTTGCTTGAGCCACCCTCCTTCCTGTTAAACTTATCCTGTTCGCGCAACATTTTTTCCCTTTTGTAATCAGTGAGGTCATCGTAGATGAACGAATAGTCGTCATCGTAGATGAACGAATAGTCGTCATCGGACGAATCGCACTGATTCTGGCATATCTCCATCTTCTCTTCATCCAGCGATGGATTGCTTTCTTCCTCATCAATGTACAAGTTTTTATCTTCCAACGATGTTTCCATTGCCGTATGTGATTCTTCATAGCTGCATTCCGGTGTCGATAACTCCATAGGTTCTTCTGAAGTAGGGAACGGCATGGATCTATCGATATCCATGGACTCATTCACGATCGTTATATTATTTTCGGTGCAATATGTAACACCACATACGTCCATGTACACTTCAGGGGCCGGCGCACTTTGCGTTCCCGGTTGGAGATCACGTTCTGCATCGATGTTAAAATTTTCATCAATTTTTTGAACAGCGATCGTAGTACTTGTACTATCGATCACAGTACTTGTTCCGAGTATGCGGAAGCTCAACCGATGCAGCGAACGCATAATGTATCTGATACTGCTTTCGCTTATCATGTACATAAAATCGAACGATGCCATTCTTTCGTATTGTTTCTTGGATTTCAGTTCTCTACCGGTCGATTTTTGTTCAACAGTGCTGAAATAGCGTTTCCTTTTGTTTTGGTCTGCCGGATGTTGAAGAGCTCTGTTTGTTTGATGCTGGAACGACGTGTCGTATCTGCaagagacaaacgattttggCTCGAATATGCTCTTTTATCTTTCGGTACGCGCGACCGGTGTTGCAACAGAGTTTATTACGCGAAAATGCTGATATTATACGCATTCACGGTACCGAACGCAGGTCTCGAAGCGCGTGCACTACGTATAATTGCACCTTCGATGCCTAATGAAATACAATTGATGAATTTCACTGAAATTTTTCGCGAGATAATCGTGTCTAAAGCAATTGCATTCCACCGACGGTCAGTCGAAATTATCATTACGTAAATGTTGTTAAAATTTAGATAATCTCGCACATAATTAACAAAGATTTGTCTATCGCGGTTGACGTTAACCGATGCAACATGCAATGGAATTACGATTATCCGGCGTGCGTGGAAATGCGTAAACTCTGCCTATTTCGGAGTGTAGCCAATATCATCAGGGTACTGAAACGTTAAAGGCTACTGACGCATAAAACAGACGTTTATGCATCAGTATCAGCCGTAAAAGTATATTTCTTGTTTACATTAAAGAGCATAAATGATACCACAGCACATTTCTTACAGATGATTCTTGCAGGACTAGTTATGAAGAGAATATGAATATGGAAAATAACTTGAAATCTGTTAAGTTAGGAGTTTAAGAAAATATTCCGGAAATACAGAAAAGGAAAGATCCTGAcgaaaatttgaagaaaaaagaagaacagAAATCCAAGAATCAAGATGGCGAACGCGCGATAACTGACGAAACTCCAACCAGCAGATGTGGTTCCCGGTCGGAAATGGAGAGCGCGTCTTCCTGTGAAGAAGATTCGGTGTAGATATGTAAAAGCGACGATGAAGGATCTGTGAAGAGGTCATCCTTGAAGAGGACTCGGACGCATCTGGcgatattgtatattgtacCGCAAATGGTACAATGACCGCGAACGCGTCCATGGACATCGATAGATCCATGttcatgtaaaaattatttatttgtaattgTCTTACAAGaaacgaatgcagaaaattccgCTGAACATTTCTGTACCTTCAAAATACTTCCCAACCCTTAAATTGACAGATTTCAAGCCCGTTTCATACCCGTATTCTCtaaatcaggggtgtcaaactcgcggcccgagatgaacatttttgatgtcaagtatcaggacgtaaacaataatttaactttatatatgtttattacaatgtactagtcaaaataaaaatatttgtttctatgaacattgattattttttgcggcccatctaaagttaagcattgtttatttggcccaagttagcttttgagttcgaCACCCCTGCTCTAAATGGTTAGTTCTGTAAAAACAAAAATCACCTCTAGAAAATGTGACAAAAACAATTTGTACCCTTTATGGTAAGcaagaaataaatttttttatacgaTATAGTTGTAGGATTTTCCATACACGCATTAATTCTATAACCAATTTGGCAAGAATCTGTAGCAACTCTCTCTCACAAAATATTGTTTAGCAACTAAAACCTGATAAAATAAATTCACATACAGTAGAATTCCGATAGCGCGCCAAATAATCAAATATACCAGATGATTGAACTACACTcctattttcttctttattatcaCGTCAATGAAAGTAAAACTAGTCTAGttgaaatcgtttaacttcTTTCTCACGAACAATTCTTGATTCTATGATAGACTTACTGTTGGATCGTTGACTAGTTATAGCAGCCCACGCACTCTAGTCCAGAATATTGCTCCGTAAAATAACTAACAAATTTCTACGATTATGATGAGAGATCAAGTAATGCGCGTGCAAATGCAATCATTCGTATATGATGAAATACCGCCTTGCTTCAATTCTACTATCTTTTCAATACTAACTTTAGCGACTTTCCTCTGGCGGGTGCTCCTCTCGCTTTTGATGTGTTGCGGTATACTCGTGTTGACACTTCGTCTTACTAATTATTCACTGCGCGATACTACCGAAAGAAAAGCGTGATCGATGGATCGATGTAGATTCCCGTTTTTGACACTTGTACACTGTCTAGTTGTGAAAATGCAAATAGCTGAAAAATTTACTTGCCGTCATTTTAAAGGATCCATGCGATCCGTACCCTTCACGTGATTGGTTATTCGCTCTTACCGAAGGGCGAAGGAGGGAGTTAGTACAGTTGCTCGGAAGGATTTGGGGGTGATTACCCCTAGCGCGTGCGACGTGTCTTAGCCGTAACGTTTCCTACTTCGTCGCTTTCGGGTCATTTCATACCATTCGATATCTTGTCCggttataattgagccgtttattttgaaagtggcataagtcactttgtttttaagtcgatatatttaagggtttgcgttttaacacgtttaaaaatatggatgctgactttcgagaagatttacttgtatttgttatctcaggatactgatatttttctcagtataaataatttcgtataaacattaaaaaatcaccacttttcattacggtaaagtgatttatgccactttcaaaataaacggctcatatactaTTAGTTTACTTACTTTACTTTAGtactattagtttataaatatttcaaattttgttCAATAAAAATGATGTAGGAGATTACAATGAAATACGAAATGTGTTAGCTGCAATATTTACATTAAAAGCAGCAACTATGAGATGTACAGTtcgcacaaaagtgttcgtacggcAGGATAAAATTTGTTCAATTCAATCCTACTAGCTTTTTTTTACATAACGTTCCCTCAGAATGTGTTCAcatataattgagccgtttattttgaaagtggcataagtcactttgtttttaagtcgatatatttaagggtttgcgttttaacacgtttaaaaatatggatgctgactttcgagaagatttacttgtatttgttatctcaggatactgatatttttctcagtataaataatttcgtataaacattaaaaaatcaccacttttcattacggtaaagtgatttatgccactttcaaaataaacggctcatatactaTTAGTTTACTTACTTTACTTTAGtactattagtttataaatatttcaaattttgttCAATAAAAATGATGTAGGAGATTACAATGAAATACGAAATGTGTTAGCTGCAATATTTACATTAAAAGCAGCAACTATGAGATGTACAGTtcgcacaaaagtgttcgtacggcAGGATAAAATTTGTTCAATTCAATTCTACTAGTTTTTACATAACGTTCCCTCGGAATGTGTTCAcatataattgagccgtttattttgaaagtggcataagtcactttgtttttaagtcgatatatttaagggtttgcgttttaacacgtttaaaaatatggatgctgactttcgagaagatttacttgtatttgttatctcaggatactgatatttttctcagtataaataatttcgtataaacattaaaaaatcaccacttttcattacggtaaagtgatttatgccactttcaaaataaatagtttagaaaaatgactgacatatattaattttgtccgacgtattttactgaagcgatgttttgaaaggacagtgatttactaaaattgttgaataaattacatatataataataatttataccatgaacatatttaatataaaggtttgatttaagtattttttattttaatattcataaaatacaaaattatacactaaaaaaaacaaaaacaaaaagagaatataaatatagcataatttattaaatagaaagaaagtttccttgttcatttcttttttgtaCTTGTAATTATAGTTACATAATGAATTTGTTAAATTACTGCTTCCGTTGAATTTAtatgaaatacaataattttatttatatacattagATAATACGTGTTCTTTAGAATAATACATAGTATACgccatttatttaaaaaaaagttatccTATTGGATAAAACATGGAGAACGAAAATTGTCGTGATActagttattttaaaattatacaCTATTTTTTCGCACTTATAagaataagtccagtgatcacaacatttttaaaaatactggaaataattCAAaccaatacttcacacacacttaattaattaattaatttcctgagtacagggacttacaccactttcaaagtaaacatgtttgttataccgttaattagcaaaacttctctcgaacaaatctcaacagttctcaacttattgattgcaaatttttaaaaaatgaaaagataccgttcaattgtaattagtgttatcattaactcgatttttttgaaaaagtgacttatgccactttcaaaataaacggctcaattataggTTGAGTAGTCCGATGTCGattcatttttttaaaacaattcATTCTAGCTAAAGTACGCATTACACCTCCCTTGTGAACATCGAGGAATATCACAACAGTGAAACAGTTGAATGATCATCGTTTCTGTTCACTAGTTATCATTGGATCTAATTGATGGTCCAAGTTAAGCAGACTCGGCACAAGCAGAGCTGTGCAaagtcaattacattgtaatttaatttcgtaattttattacattgtatttccatTGCATAATAATTCAACTACgctgtaatttaattacatgaTTCAAACCtcgctaattattttaatgacgAGTATAATtcaaatatgatatatataattgaaatacaattatGCAAATTACAGTCTTACCTATTTCTCTTATTATTGGTTTGTcaggaaagttcgtgccgattctcggtaggtagcgtgagagacctgactgaatatatcataattattgaaaacaaatgacatgtgtacatattctaaaagagataacttcagtcatatttggaaaaaagcttgattacgattcgttaatttttatcagttttgtacgccttagaatatggtggcaaacaaagtgcattataggcatataatgcttttctttttccgaaagggcaaaaatgccgcacaagcggcaaataagatatgcgctgtttatggcgaggatgctgtagccgaaagTACTGTGTGGAAGTGGCTTGCTTGatttaaagctggaaatttcgaccttgaagatcaaaaacgcccaggtaggccgtccaccacagacgaagatatgattagaacagaaatcgagaataacccacgctcaacattacgtcaattagcaggaatgctaaataaatcaaaatcaaccatcCACGATCATACTGTGAAGCTTGACTCTaatatttaaatgagctgcgttttaattttcctaaaaaatcggcacgaacattccggacaacccaatacttattaatttattagcTTTTAATTGGTAagtttaattcaattacattgtaattcgtacttaatgtaatttaatttaatggaGGTCTGATTTATGAATTACAATGTGattataaataatgaatataacTGAATAATTCAGTTGTAATTCTGCACAATTCTGTATACAAGTCGGTACCTGAATATgtacaatttatatatttacacaACATTTCATGGATATTAAAAGTAATGTCCTTAAAACTACCCAAATAAAATTAATGCGTTTTTAATGAAACGAACACCGCTGCGCATACAAAAATTTACCTGGCCATCCCCTAATTCCTAAATTCCCACGACCCACGGTAGCCATATTTCAATCGTAGCTCGAGTACAATGACGATGTTAGAAACTCATTTCGGTCGAGCCTTCTATTAATGACTTTATTACTTCTTACCTAGTCGCCTGAGCAGATATTAGCGTTTCGAAGTAAGTATAGCTGGTTTTCAGCACCATCACGCAGTTTTAAATTTTGTGTCATAAGGTCCCAGGCCATTTTAAAGCTGGTCATTAGTTTCAATAATGGAGTATTTATGCACCTTCTTGTACGAAGACATTTGTGATCCGTTATATTTAtaccatataataaatatacataatttaattaaagggAAAAGACGGTTCCTCTTTATCTACCCCTacacagtttctcagtatcctgagataacaagtacaagtaaatcttctcgaaagttatcatccatatttttaaacgtgttaaaacgcaaacccttaaatatatcgatttaaaaacaaagtgacttatgccactttcaaaataaacggctcaattatatgTGAACACATTCCGAGGGAACGTTATGTAAAAACTAGTAGAATTGAATTGAACAAATTTTATTCTgccgtacgaacacttttgtgcgaACTGTACATCTCATAGTTGCTGCTTTTAATGTAAATATTGCAGCTAACACATTTCGTATTTCATTGTAATCTCCtacataatttttattgaacaaaatttgaaatatttataaactaatactaCTAAAGTAAAGTAAGTAAACTAATAgtatacgagccgtttattttgaaagtggcataaatcactttaccgtaatgaaaagtggtgattttttaatgtttatacgaaattatttatactgagaaaaatatcagtatcctgagataacaaatacaagtaaatcttctcgaaagtcagcatccatatttttaaacgtgttaaaacgcaaacccttaaatatatcgacttaaaaacaaagtgacttatgccactttcaaaataaacggctcaattatatgTGAACACATTCTGAGGGAACGTTATGTAAAAAAAAGCTAGTAGGATTGAATTGAACAAATTTTATCCTgccgtacgaacacttttgtgcgaACTGTACATCTCATAGTTGCTGCTTTTAATGTAAATATTGCAGCTAACACATTTCGTATTTCATTGTAATCTCCTACATCATTTTTATTGaacaaaatttgaaatatttataaactaatagtaCTAAAGTAAAGTAAGTAAACTAAtagtatatgagccgtttattttgaaagtggcataaatcactttaccgtaatgaaaagtggtgattttttaatgtttatacgaaattatttatactgagaaaaatatcagtatcctgagataacaaatacaagtaaatcttctcgaaagtcagcatccatatttttaaacgtgttaaaacgcaaacccttaaatatatcgacttaaaaacaaagtgacttatgccactttcaaaataaacggctcaattatatgTGAACACATTCCGAGGGAAcgttatgtaaaaaaaaactagTAGGATTGAATTGAACAAATTTTATCCTgccgtacgaacacttttgtgcgaACTGTACATCTCATAGTTGCTGCTTTTAATGTAAATATTGCAGCTAACACATTTCGTATTTCATTGTAATCTCCTACATCATTTTTATTGaacaaaatttgaaatatttataaactaatagtaCTAAAGTAAAGTAAGTAAACTAAtagtatatgagccgtttattttgaaagtggcataaatcactttaccgtaatgaaaagtggtgattttttaatgtttatacgaaatcttctcaaaagttagcatccatatttttaaatgtgttaaaacgcaaacccttaaatatatcgacttaaaaacaaagtcttatgccactttcaaaataaacggctcatattaagACAAGTCGCATCGagctgttcggcatttttcgactTTGCTTTTTCAATGACCACtaggactcaaacggttaacttTCAAAACGCGTGTAATCATAAAATTTGCGAAGTTTTATTTTGCAAGCGCTATTTTCTGCGCGCATAAGAAAAATCTTTTTTCGTGTAGTTCAGTGTACCCAGGTTGGATACGCAAAGAGAGGTGGAACCTTAACGATTACGGAACATTGTTGTGGGATACGAACTCACGCAAGCAACCAGACACGCGAGAGTGCGCGCATGAGGGAACCGCGATGCACCTACACACTTGTATTCTACCTGTATATCCGACGATATACGCACGCCACTGCGCAAACATGTTCGCTATTTTAAAACACTGATATACCGCTTCCAATTTCTTCATATTCTGCTTTACCCTAAAGATCTTACTCTCTAACAGCTTCGTTCAACGCTCTCGCGAACGCTACCCCATGTTCTACCCCTATGCAGAgatctaaaaatattttatgtCAACAATCCCGTTGATGTCTCGGAACGTATTCGTTCAATCTGTTAGCAACTCCATCGATGTATTTAATTTAGTTTTTATACGAGTCATACAGAGCAGCAAATGATACATTCGTGTTATTTTTATGGTCGATTTGCAGGGAGAAATCGTTGCTTTTAATCCTGCACTATTTTAATCCTACATTAGTGTACGAGGCTTCTAGCAGAACAACATTCGTTCcaagacgaatcgaacgaataAAGGAAAAAGAACGAAAGATTTTTTAACGCTTTATCTACCGGAAATCGATCACAGAGGATTCCAGGACAATTGTGCTACAACAAAAAAGGAAACAAGAATCTCTTTCGTGATGACAATCCCGCAAGAAATGATTATTGTGACTCTTCATGATTAAAATGGTTACTGTCATCGAAAAATTCGTATaacgaagataaatcattgaaatttctgacgaaAACGAAGACAGGACAGGGAGAGTTATA
It encodes the following:
- the Cdc23 gene encoding cell division cycle protein 23 isoform X2; translated protein: MDESIKFDIKEVRTDIMRAIKECSQRGLLHSAKWLAELSYSLKDVKLNVHDITADLYLADVCEEEDTYILAKCYFDSKEYDRAAYFTENCKTPKVRFLHIYSRYLSGETKKIHEAPVLPPNPVKNDSLKLLCSDLRKDHIADKLDGFELYLFGVTLKKLHLAREAMDVLVEAIHKQPMHWGSWLELVSLITDKEKLENLCLPNHWMKHFFIAHMHIELQLTDEGIALFYELQSMGFQKSGYIRAQTAMAIHYRRDADNAIETFKRIIKEDPYCLDNMDTYSNLLYVREMRVELANLAHRATEIDKYRALKMNPRYLSAWTLLGHEFMEMKNTNGAIHSYRQAIEVNRRDYRAWYGLGQTYEILKMPFYAIYYYKQAQLLRPYDSRMVLALGEAYEKQDKIQDSLKCYYKAWSIGDIEGVALLKLATLYEKLGVHISAAAAYTDFVREESSNADRTDLSHAYKYLTQYHLNREELYLANYYAQKCLQFDETKEEAKALLRTIAQKRVKVEETSMVIEDMNETDPVIEQGERADTTPGNQLSPMNLSFMPTS
- the LOC117221737 gene encoding uncharacterized protein LOC117221737 encodes the protein MASFDFMYMISESSIRYIMRSLHRLSFRILGTSTVIDSTSTTIAVQKIDENFNIDAERDLQPGTQSAPAPEVYMDVCGVTYCTENNITIVNESMDIDRSMPFPTSEEPMELSTPECSYEESHTAMETSLEDKNLYIDEEESNPSLDEEKMEICQNQCDSSDDDYSFIYDDDYSFIYDDLTDYKREKMLREQDKFNRKEGGSSKDLFSDDDVKMVPVDTKPKIRSCCEQAAYMSHPNHYQNKEEKQESICMADNEYSSDDSASTDFVINKIVNVFLDRRSPSGFPVLLQNPPLWKQIHTDQYVQKTSIIPPAPSPMRHLYYDYPEFMENPKIDTLLTVLDFANVNHL
- the Cdc23 gene encoding cell division cycle protein 23 isoform X1, whose product is MDESIKFDIKEVRTDIMRAIKECSQRGLLHSAKWLAELSYSLKDVKLNVHDITADLYLADVCEEEDTYILAKCYFDSKEYDRAAYFTENCKTPKVRFLHIYSRYLSGETKKIHEAPVLPPNPVKNDSLKLLCSDLRKDHIADKLDGFELYLFGVTLKKLHLAREAMDVLVEAIHKQPMHWGSWLELVSLITDKEKLENLCLPNHWMKHFFIAHMHIELQLTDEGIALFYELQSMGFQKSGYIRAQTAMAIHYRRDADNAIETFKRIIKEDPYCLDNMDTYSNLLYVREMRVELANLAHRATEIDKYRLETCCIVGNYYSLRGDHQKAVLYFHRALKMNPRYLSAWTLLGHEFMEMKNTNGAIHSYRQAIEVNRRDYRAWYGLGQTYEILKMPFYAIYYYKQAQLLRPYDSRMVLALGEAYEKQDKIQDSLKCYYKAWSIGDIEGVALLKLATLYEKLGVHISAAAAYTDFVREESSNADRTDLSHAYKYLTQYHLNREELYLANYYAQKCLQFDETKEEAKALLRTIAQKRVKVEETSMVIEDMNETDPVIEQGERADTTPGNQLSPMNLSFMPTS